A segment of the Halocatena salina genome:
CCCATTCGGGGTCAACGCCTTTGCGATCCGTGGCAATGCACGCTCACCATCCAGCGCACCAACTCGTACAGCGAATGCGATGTCGTAACGTTGTTCGCCCGGCTCCAATTCGAGGTCTTCAGCTGAAACTTGACGCATACTCAAATGGCCAGATGCGATTTGGTCTTGTGACACATCTCTCGCCTTTCTTATCGCTTTAGGTGATAGATCAATGGCGAGCACGTGTCCATCACCAATATGACTAACAACCGCACGCGCTGCTGCGCCCGATCCACAGCCAATTTCCAGCACGCGAAGTCCCAGACGTAATGGGAGCGATTCGACGATAGCTTCAAGTCGGGGTGAGAATTTGCTTTTCTTGTTCGTGTTTGGCATGATTTTCACCTGCTATAGTATTGATAAGCTGTAAACAGTTTTATAACTGCGCCAAGTTCGGTGAAAGTGAATAGCGCCATTCTCGGTTACCTTTCCTCACTTACTAATCTCGGCAGTCTAAATTTCGGATGGAACTATGCATGACAAATCAACCTAGCCGACCTCTGCTATACTGAGTTTGTAATTTCCTGCTCGTCACGTTCTCACCGGATTCTGTATCACCTATCGTTGTAGGTAGCAACAGTTTGTGGTTAGAACCAGTATCTCCAACGGAGGTGACTGATGATGGAATACAAGGAGTGGACCGCGGCACAGGATTCGACGACCGTCTCAGTCGACGGCCACGATCTTGCGGTCGCGTACTACGACGAAGGATCGGGACACCCCGTCGTATTTCTCCATGGGATTTCGACAAACTCGTTTCTGTGGCGGGACGTGATCCCACCGATTGCAAAACATCGGCGGGTCATCGTTCCTGATATGCTCGGGTATGGATTTCGACGTTGAGTGTCGAAACAGCTTCATTTGTCGGTCATGACCTCGGGGGAGGTGTTTTCCTACGGTACGCCACTCACAATCCGAATTCAGCCGAGCAACTGGTGTTGTCGAATTCCATCGCGTACGACTCGTGGCCGATCCAGCTCATCACTGACCTCGGACTTCCAGAGATGGCTCGAGAAACCAGTGTCGAGGAACTACAGGGGACGCTCGACGACCTTTTCCGTGAGACGCTTTATGAAGACACTCCCAACGAGGCGTTTCTGACAGGGATGAAGTCACCATAGGAATCAGAGGAAGGTGTTACGTCGATCGTCCGCAACGCCGCCGCAACCAACACGAATCATACGACGGAGATCGATCCCGAGGCGGTCACTGCGGAGACACTCCTGTTATGGGGCGCCGAGGACGAATTCCAGCCGATCGGGTGGGCCGAACGCTGGAGGATCGTTACGTCGACCCCCATCCGATGAAGGATCTGGCCCCATTCGAGAGAGATATAGCCACCACCGATGATGAGAACACTCTCGGGGAGCGCACGACGCTCCAGGATCGTCTCGCTCGTCTCATAAGGGACCTCTTCAAAACCGTCAATCGGTGCGATCGATGGCGAACTCCCTGTCGCGATGAGAACGTTCCGGCCAGTGAGACACGTGCCCTCGGCTGCACCAGCAACGACTTCGAGGGTTGTCGCATCAACGAACTGCCCGTAGCCCTCGTAGACATCTGTCCCAAAATGATCGGCCACATCGACGTAATTCTCCTGTCGGAGCTG
Coding sequences within it:
- a CDS encoding class I SAM-dependent methyltransferase, which encodes MPNTNKKSKFSPRLEAIVESLPLRLGLRVLEIGCGSGAAARAVVSHIGDGHVLAIDLSPKAIRKARDVSQDQIASGHLSMRQVSAEDLELEPGEQRYDIAFAVRVGALDGERALPRIAKALTPNGQLFIDGGDPLREISLESYR
- a CDS encoding alpha/beta fold hydrolase, producing the protein MMEYKEWTAAQDSTTVSVDGHDLAVAYYDEGSGHPVVFLHGISTNSFLWRDVIPPIAKHRRVIVPDMLGYGFRR
- a CDS encoding alpha/beta hydrolase; translation: MSVETASFVGHDLGGGVFLRYATHNPNSAEQLVLSNSIAYDSWPIQLITDLGLPEMARETSVEELQGTLDDLFRETLYEDTPNEAFLTGMKSP